A window from Cytophagia bacterium CHB2 encodes these proteins:
- a CDS encoding glycine--tRNA ligase, with the protein RPAKLQFHQHGPTELAHYAAAAFDIEYEFPFGWKELEGIHNRTDFDLKRHAGYSGKDLQYFDDATREKFIPYIIETSAGCDRTVLTTLIDAYDEDVIEGEARTVLRLAPVIAPIKAGVFPLVKKDGMPEVAQKIYHDLKKQFNVFYDDGGAIGRRYRRMDEAGTPFGITVDGQTLQDQTVTVRERDTLVQTRVSMDALAPFLMEKMASYKRV; encoded by the coding sequence TTCGTCCCGCGAAGCTGCAATTCCATCAACACGGGCCCACGGAGCTGGCGCATTACGCCGCCGCCGCCTTCGACATCGAATATGAATTCCCCTTTGGCTGGAAGGAATTGGAAGGCATTCACAACCGCACGGATTTCGATCTTAAGCGCCATGCGGGATACAGCGGCAAGGATCTGCAATATTTTGACGATGCGACGCGCGAGAAATTCATTCCCTACATCATCGAAACTTCCGCCGGTTGCGACCGCACCGTGCTGACGACGCTTATCGATGCTTATGACGAAGACGTGATCGAGGGCGAGGCGCGCACGGTGTTGCGCCTTGCGCCGGTAATTGCGCCCATCAAGGCCGGCGTTTTTCCGTTGGTGAAAAAAGACGGCATGCCGGAGGTGGCGCAGAAGATTTATCATGATCTCAAAAAGCAATTCAACGTGTTCTATGATGACGGCGGCGCCATCGGCCGGCGTTATCGCCGCATGGATGAAGCGGGCACGCCCTTCGGCATCACCGTGGACGGCCAAACGTTGCAGGATCAAACCGTGACCGTGCGCGAGCGCGATACCCTCGTGCAGACGCGCGTGAGCATGGACGCGCTAGCGCCTTTTCTGATGGAGAAAATGGCAAGTTACAAACGCGTCTAA